From the genome of Rhinoderma darwinii isolate aRhiDar2 chromosome 1, aRhiDar2.hap1, whole genome shotgun sequence:
ataaaaagggctctgtcctcttgctctttgccagagcgttgtttgttacccatcgtttgtcgtgcttatggtccccgtttcttccagtttcccactgtaccttgctcctgtatccgtgctacctagttcgagtgccgtgctgtgctattgccgtgttTTGCTACAGTCTATGCTTGACCTGCtatgcctcacctgacgacttcccctgccgcctggtcctggacttgCCTGCTTTGCTACCGCCTACGATTGTCACAGGTACACTCGCTGAattaattgaactctgtacttacctgtttggccagctgccataccgctacGTGGTatagctcagtgggtccacaccacgcATCGGGACACCTAATACCTCTTCCTAAGCCCTGTTggacatggtgataccaaatatgtgtaactttttcactatttttttaataataaagcatttgctaaggggaaaatgtgggtttttcattttttttcattcgtttttttaaattaactttttataaagttattacatgacTGTgagcgccgtgaaaaataaaataaaaaaccatgcaaaaaaaaaaattgatgttttttgtgaatcctgccttaaaaagatatgattaaaaagtgatcaaaaagtcgcatgtactccaaaatggtaccaataaaaactacaagttatcccgcaaaaaaaaagccctcatacaactgcatcggcggaaaaataaaaaaataaatggctcttcaaatatggagacacaaaaacaaatcatttgtttttaaaaagtgtttttactggataaaagtagtaaaacatacaaaatctatatcaatttggtattgttgcaatcgttatttataccacacggtaaacggcgtaaatttaggatgcaaaaaagtgtggcgaaattgaggtttttttctattcccccaatttttttttataaaagttaatcaataaattctatgtaccccaaaatgctgctgtcacaaaatacaacttgtcctgcaaaaaaacaagacctaatacagctatgtcgacaaaaataaaaaagttctagctctttgaatgagacgatagaaaaatttaataaatagcttggtcattaaggcctaaaataggctggtcactaaggggttaaagtcggtGAATAATCTGATGtgtttaaaatctttttttttttttgttctcatagcatttcccacattctaaacgagATTATGGTTTCTACTTCATGTGAATTCTCTGCGGAGTTCTAAAAtgtaaatttctttgtaaaacatcTTTCACAAATAGAACatcaaaatggcttctcccctgtgtgacttctctgatgagcCCTAAGCTTGCctttagtagtaaaacatttaccacattctgaacacgaatataatttctctcctgtgtgacttctcttatgtttAACAAgtcttgatttatctgtaaaacatttcccacattctgaacatgaatacggcttctcccctgtgtgacttctctcatgtgtaacaatatgtgatttatatgtaaaacatttcccacattctgcacatgaatacggcttctctcctgtgtgaattctctcatgtataacaagacttgatttatctgtaaaacatttcccacattctgaacatgaatatggcttctcccctctgTGACTTCTgtcatgtctaacaagacttgagttgtttgtaaaacatttcccacattctgaacataaatacggcttctctcctgtgtgaattcgctcatgtataacaagatatgatttatgtgtaaaacatttcccacattctgaacatgaatacggcttccttcctgtgtgacttctctcatgtctaacaaaatatgatttatctgtaaaacatttcccacattctgaacatgaatacggcttctctcctgtgtgaattctctcatgtgtaacaagatatgatttatctgtaaaacatttcccacattctgaacatgaatatggcttctcccctgtgtgaattctctcatgtataacaaggcttgatttatctgtaaaacatttcccacattctgaacatgaatacggcttctcccctgtgtgacttctgtcatgtctaacaagacttgatttatttgtaaaacatttcccacattcggaacatgaatacggcttctctcccgtgtgaattctctcatgtataacaagatttgatttatctgtaaaacatttcccacattctgcacATGAATATGGGGTCTCTCCTCTGTgatttctctcatgtctaacaagacttgatttatctgtaaaacatttcccacattctgcacATGAATATGGTGTCTCTCctctgtgacttctctcatgtctaacaagacttgatttatctgtataacatttcccacattctgaacatgaatacggcttctctcctgtatgaTTTCTCTTATGTGTAACAAGatatgatttatctgtaaaacatttcccacattctgcacATGAATATGGTGTCTCTCctctgtgacttctctcatgtctaacaagacttgatttatctgtataacatttcccacattctgaacatgaatacggcttctccccggtgtgaattctctcatgtttaacaagatgtgatttttttgtaaaacatttcccacattctgaacatgaatatggcttctctcctgtgtgacttccctcatgtttaacaagatgtgatttatctgtaaaacatttcccacattctgcacatgaatatgtcttctctcctgtgtgacttctctcatgtctaacaagagctGATATATATTTAAACAATTTCCCACATTCtgcacatgaatatggcttctctcctgtgtgaattcttctgtttGTTAGAAGACCTGAGATTTTTGTGACCTGTTTACCACAATGAAACCTTTTACCCCCTTTCTGAGCTGTAattgtggtaacaatctgtgattggtcaggagaagaTTCCTCATGATTAGTGAAATTATATGatagatctgtactgtgaagtcctggatgtagATTAAGGGTAATggggttttctcctgaagactgctgcatcaTATCTTCATCTTTATAATTTAGCAATAACGTGAAGTTTCCCTCAGAGATTttactgggattttctgttaggattaaaaaaaaaaattgatcttgtttcacaatagaaaagttgacaaatttataacattcgTATTAGactggaaacacacatgcagtgttttgagccaaagtcagaaatGGATCAAGCAGGAAGAAGTTTAAGCCATGACTTTTGACTCCATTCCAGCCTTATAACACT
Proteins encoded in this window:
- the LOC142664650 gene encoding uncharacterized protein LOC142664650, translated to MDKDRNEMSRRILDFTLEIIYLLSGEEYTIVKKTSGDCTTPIIHESGGWSSSQSPITEPPPHSRIHEKKILGLIYKMTELLTGEVPIRCQDVTVYFSMEEWEYLEGHKDLYEEVMMENYRPRTSQDVCSTTSSSFLIFSSTTFFLLSDPPRMDKDRNEMSRTILDFTLEIIYLLSGEEYTIVKKTSGDCTTPIIHESGGWSSSQSPITEPPPHSRIHEKKILEQIYKMTELLTGEVPIRCQDVTVYFSMEEWEYLEGHKDLYEEVMMEDYRLRTSQDGSSRRNPPERSPSPLYSQDCAEENHNVPENHQGEDLTNIKVEDEAEEERVRGDHPCKSEVEEEIPGGVTRENPSKISEGNFTLLLNYKDEDMMQQSSGENPITLNLHPGLHSTDLSYNFTNHEESSPDQSQIVTTITAQKGGKRFHCGKQVTKISGLLTNRRIHTGEKPYSCAECGKLFKYISALVRHERSHTGEKTYSCAECGKCFTDKSHLVKHEGSHTGEKPYSCSECGKCFTKKSHLVKHERIHTGEKPYSCSECGKCYTDKSSLVRHERSHRGETPYSCAECGKCFTDKSYLVTHKRNHTGEKPYSCSECGKCYTDKSSLVRHERSHRGETPYSCAECGKCFTDKSSLVRHERNHRGETPYSCAECGKCFTDKSNLVIHERIHTGEKPYSCSECGKCFTNKSSLVRHDRSHTGEKPYSCSECGKCFTDKSSLVIHERIHTGEKPYSCSECGKCFTDKSYLVTHERIHTGEKPYSCSECGKCFTDKSYFVRHERSHTGRKPYSCSECGKCFTHKSYLVIHERIHTGEKPYLCSECGKCFTNNSSLVRHDRSHRGEKPYSCSECGKCFTDKSSLVIHERIHTGEKPYSCAECGKCFTYKSHIVTHERSHTGEKPYSCSECGKCFTDKSRLVKHKRSHTGEKLYSCSECGKCFTTKGKLRAHQRSHTGEKPF